From the genome of Haloterrigena sp. KLK7, one region includes:
- a CDS encoding zinc ribbon domain-containing protein has protein sequence MNTYEFTCPDCRRAIPVTEPMREATLSSGCPVCGRSVSGEHFAV, from the coding sequence ATGAACACCTACGAGTTTACCTGTCCGGACTGTCGGCGAGCCATCCCGGTGACCGAACCGATGCGAGAGGCGACGCTGTCGAGCGGCTGTCCGGTGTGCGGGCGGTCCGTCTCCGGCGAACACTTCGCGGTTTGA
- a CDS encoding AAA family ATPase — translation MSATFTDDDLEKTVENESGEVIGTVASVEDETARVEPRAGLVDSIKAALGWSGSHDDTVAIHEDAVDEISSETIRLETVAASETAAESATDEPAGADATPSAATEADDATEPRARADDEPANAAERDPDTELAENAGGDTRSEADQPTGNAADQVAESDDSAPDEERDRSRSGSASSETTTQPAKPSMIDDPDVDEPRDVPDEPEMGEPMTAPDESDVDEPEPAPSEPDMGEPVNTPDDPETSEPRDAPDGWESDDPMDESGDSDLSDGTDAADTSSEADVIVERDERDEATDPREGAVETDDRDADTSERAAETDETDVDMPASPDELSETRAGDSSDETDETDGAGVQNTPVGEAKSAPDHAEMGAPVDDAETEESVDDAEIEEPVDDAETEESVDDAETEEPVDDAEIAESVDDAEIEEPVDDAETEEPVDDGEIEESVDADREAETEPTAASAGSDTNDASDDASESTAEETDPADELNPGVDLEAVAESTDSERSEERGRTERDSSATDGDADIADAVDTGVDLESAAEATTGADREGSSSETESMDLTDAVDTGVDIESVATDDAASRTDARPETELDPDVDARSGPEADPRPETELESTESTVDDAAPRDDSLTADERQSQADVVPGVDIESAVDADEDASSGPEIDPETLAGRETETEPTDGTVARERVDDETDVDGAEPATADRSDRSSSPFAAAIAAQRAAMTGGQELVKQGIAAQQAAARSAVETPLRMQQQGLEATQAATSGYFDVVGALLGGGAGSDRGSSESMDEMVTELEDASAELPATEFEQQLAVHLELLRSMQTQLEETDDEIDDDEIDDDATDDDATDEIAGDLLERQIAILEACQQRLTDD, via the coding sequence ATGAGTGCCACGTTTACCGACGACGATCTCGAGAAAACCGTCGAGAACGAGTCCGGCGAGGTGATCGGGACCGTCGCGTCCGTCGAAGACGAGACCGCCCGCGTCGAACCCCGGGCCGGCCTCGTCGACTCGATCAAGGCCGCCCTCGGCTGGAGCGGGAGCCACGACGACACCGTCGCGATCCACGAGGACGCCGTCGACGAAATCTCGAGCGAGACGATCCGCCTCGAGACGGTCGCGGCGAGCGAGACGGCGGCCGAATCCGCGACGGACGAACCGGCGGGCGCCGATGCGACTCCATCGGCAGCGACCGAAGCCGACGACGCGACGGAACCGCGGGCTCGGGCGGACGACGAGCCCGCGAACGCCGCGGAACGCGATCCCGACACCGAACTCGCCGAGAACGCGGGCGGGGACACCCGCAGCGAAGCGGACCAACCGACGGGGAACGCGGCCGATCAGGTCGCCGAGTCCGACGACAGTGCTCCTGACGAGGAGCGCGACCGTTCCAGGTCCGGTAGCGCGTCGTCCGAGACGACGACACAACCCGCGAAGCCGTCCATGATCGACGATCCGGACGTGGACGAGCCGAGGGACGTTCCCGACGAACCGGAAATGGGTGAGCCGATGACTGCTCCCGACGAATCGGACGTGGACGAGCCGGAACCGGCTCCCTCCGAGCCGGATATGGGCGAACCGGTAAACACCCCCGACGATCCGGAGACGAGTGAGCCGAGAGACGCTCCCGACGGCTGGGAGTCGGACGATCCGATGGACGAATCCGGTGACAGCGATCTCTCCGACGGGACGGACGCGGCCGATACGTCGAGCGAGGCCGACGTGATCGTCGAACGAGACGAACGGGACGAAGCGACGGATCCGCGAGAAGGGGCCGTCGAAACGGACGACAGAGACGCCGACACGAGCGAGCGAGCTGCCGAAACAGATGAGACAGACGTCGATATGCCGGCGTCACCCGACGAACTGAGCGAGACTCGAGCCGGCGACTCGTCGGACGAGACGGACGAGACGGACGGCGCGGGCGTCCAGAACACGCCGGTCGGCGAGGCCAAGTCGGCGCCCGACCACGCCGAGATGGGGGCGCCGGTCGACGACGCCGAAACCGAGGAATCGGTCGACGATGCCGAGATCGAGGAACCGGTCGACGACGCCGAAACCGAGGAATCGGTCGACGACGCCGAAACCGAGGAACCGGTCGACGATGCCGAGATCGCGGAATCGGTCGACGATGCCGAGATCGAGGAACCGGTCGACGACGCCGAAACCGAGGAACCGGTCGACGATGGCGAGATCGAGGAATCGGTCGACGCCGACCGCGAAGCGGAGACCGAACCGACTGCGGCGTCGGCGGGGAGCGACACGAACGACGCGAGCGACGACGCGTCGGAATCGACGGCCGAGGAGACGGATCCGGCCGACGAACTGAATCCCGGCGTCGATCTCGAGGCCGTGGCGGAGTCGACTGACAGCGAGCGTTCCGAGGAACGAGGGCGGACGGAACGCGACTCGTCCGCGACCGACGGGGACGCCGATATCGCCGATGCGGTCGATACCGGCGTCGACCTCGAGTCGGCCGCGGAAGCGACCACTGGTGCCGACCGCGAGGGATCCTCGAGCGAAACCGAATCGATGGATCTCACCGACGCGGTCGACACCGGCGTCGATATCGAATCGGTCGCGACGGACGACGCGGCGTCGCGGACCGACGCCCGTCCGGAGACGGAACTGGATCCCGACGTCGACGCCCGTTCGGGTCCCGAGGCCGATCCGCGGCCGGAGACCGAACTCGAGTCGACGGAGTCGACGGTCGACGACGCGGCGCCTCGAGACGACTCGCTGACCGCGGACGAGCGGCAGTCGCAGGCGGACGTCGTTCCCGGCGTCGACATCGAATCCGCCGTCGACGCCGACGAGGACGCGAGTTCGGGTCCGGAGATCGATCCGGAGACGCTCGCCGGCCGAGAGACCGAGACCGAGCCGACGGACGGGACGGTCGCCAGAGAGCGCGTCGACGACGAGACGGACGTCGACGGCGCGGAGCCGGCGACAGCCGATCGGTCCGATCGATCGAGCTCGCCGTTTGCGGCCGCGATCGCGGCGCAGCGGGCCGCGATGACCGGCGGGCAAGAGCTGGTCAAGCAGGGTATCGCCGCCCAGCAGGCCGCCGCCCGATCCGCCGTCGAGACGCCGCTGCGCATGCAACAGCAGGGCCTCGAGGCGACGCAGGCGGCGACCAGCGGCTACTTCGATGTCGTCGGTGCGCTGCTGGGCGGTGGCGCTGGGTCCGATCGTGGCTCGTCCGAGTCGATGGACGAGATGGTTACCGAACTCGAGGACGCATCTGCCGAGCTTCCGGCCACCGAGTTCGAGCAACAGCTCGCGGTCCACCTCGAACTGCTCCGATCGATGCAGACGCAACTCGAAGAGACGGACGACGAGATCGACGACGACGAGATCGACGACGACGCGACCGACGACGACGCGACCGACGAGATCGCCGGCGACCTGCTCGAGCGACAGATCGCGATCCTCGAGGCGTGTCAGCAGCGGCTGACCGACGACTGA
- a CDS encoding winged helix-turn-helix domain-containing protein, with protein sequence MSEEPDVETIGALLEDPTVRTILTQTSQEPMSATTLSDRCDASKPTVYRRLDDLRECGLLVERTKPDPDGGHHRTVYATNLERITIDLEDDGLTLRIDRRTDIADRFTDLIEGI encoded by the coding sequence GTGAGTGAGGAGCCGGACGTCGAGACGATCGGGGCCCTGCTGGAGGACCCGACGGTGCGCACGATCCTCACCCAGACGAGCCAGGAACCCATGTCAGCGACCACCTTGAGCGACCGCTGTGACGCGTCCAAACCGACGGTGTACCGGCGGCTCGACGACCTCCGCGAGTGCGGGCTCCTCGTCGAGCGAACGAAACCCGATCCCGACGGCGGTCACCACCGGACCGTCTACGCGACGAACTTGGAGCGGATCACGATCGACCTCGAGGACGACGGGTTGACGCTTCGGATCGACCGCCGGACGGACATCGCGGACCGGTTCACGGATCTCATCGAGGGGATCTAG
- the ubaA gene encoding SAMP-activating enzyme E1, whose product MSDLRLDATQLDRYSRHVIMDEIGPEGQQRLLEASVLVVGAGGLGSPAIQYLAAAGIGRLGIVDDDVVERSNLQRQIVHGDGDVGRPKVESAADYVAALNPDIDVDTHETRLTAANVGELVADYDVVLDASDNFGTRYLLNDHCVLTGTPLSHGAIYRFEGQVTTFTNERGEGTDDSPPCYRCIFPEAPEPGTVPDCATTGVLGVLPGTVGCIQATEVVKYVLGTGDLLEGRLLMYDAMDMTFEEVPIQSNPTCPVCGDEPEIESVEDVSYEGSCEISAD is encoded by the coding sequence ATGAGCGACCTCCGCCTCGATGCGACCCAACTCGATCGCTACTCGAGACACGTGATCATGGACGAGATCGGTCCCGAGGGCCAACAGCGGCTGCTCGAGGCCAGCGTGCTCGTCGTGGGGGCGGGCGGGCTGGGCTCGCCGGCGATCCAGTACCTCGCGGCGGCGGGGATCGGCCGGCTGGGAATCGTCGACGACGACGTCGTCGAGCGATCGAACCTGCAGCGCCAGATCGTCCACGGCGACGGCGACGTCGGCCGCCCGAAGGTCGAGAGCGCGGCCGACTACGTCGCGGCGCTGAACCCCGACATCGACGTCGACACCCACGAGACCCGCCTCACCGCGGCCAACGTCGGCGAACTGGTCGCCGACTACGACGTCGTTCTCGACGCCAGCGACAACTTCGGGACCCGGTATCTGCTCAACGACCACTGCGTCCTCACCGGGACGCCGCTCTCCCACGGCGCGATCTACCGCTTCGAGGGGCAGGTCACGACGTTCACGAACGAGCGCGGGGAGGGAACAGACGATTCCCCGCCCTGTTACCGCTGTATCTTCCCCGAGGCGCCCGAGCCGGGCACCGTCCCCGACTGCGCCACGACCGGCGTCCTCGGCGTCCTGCCCGGCACCGTCGGCTGCATTCAGGCCACCGAGGTCGTCAAGTACGTCCTCGGGACGGGCGACCTCCTCGAGGGCCGCCTGCTCATGTACGACGCGATGGACATGACCTTCGAGGAAGTCCCGATCCAGTCGAACCCGACCTGTCCGGTCTGTGGCGACGAGCCCGAGATCGAATCGGTCGAGGACGTCAGCTACGAGGGCAGCTGCGAGATTTCCGCGGACTGA
- a CDS encoding aldo/keto reductase: MQYQELGDSGVEVSEVGFGAWVVGTDWWGDRSEDDAIEMIQYAVDQGITYFDTGDVYGHGRSEELLGEALSEVRDEVTIATKVGYDFYDNPQAGHGELPKEMDPEYLRDAVEQSLDRLGVDSVDVLQLHNADVDEITPDVLELLDELEAEGTIDATGLALGPSIGWLAEGDLAIEEEFDSVQLVWNMLEQEVGNHFLETIERTGSSTSLIPRVPHSSGILNEQVTPDTELGEGDHRGFRPDEWYETGWEKLEQLRFLERDGERTMGQASIAWLLSHDSVATVTPTFRTKDDIDEWAAASDVPKLSDEELARVEELYENDFDIDRDDGMDSLRSSVDGEDIESAGLDKLAAD; encoded by the coding sequence ATGCAATACCAGGAACTCGGCGACTCCGGCGTCGAGGTCAGCGAAGTCGGTTTCGGCGCGTGGGTCGTCGGCACCGACTGGTGGGGCGACCGCTCGGAAGACGACGCCATCGAGATGATCCAGTACGCCGTCGACCAGGGGATCACCTACTTCGACACCGGCGACGTCTACGGTCACGGCCGCAGCGAGGAGTTGCTGGGCGAGGCCCTCTCGGAGGTCCGCGACGAGGTCACGATCGCCACCAAGGTCGGCTACGACTTCTACGACAACCCGCAGGCCGGCCACGGCGAACTGCCGAAGGAGATGGACCCCGAGTACCTCCGGGACGCCGTCGAGCAGAGCCTCGATCGGCTCGGCGTCGACTCCGTCGACGTCCTCCAGTTGCACAACGCCGACGTCGACGAGATCACGCCCGACGTGCTCGAACTCTTAGACGAACTCGAGGCGGAGGGGACGATCGACGCGACCGGCCTCGCGCTCGGGCCCTCGATCGGCTGGCTCGCGGAGGGCGACCTCGCCATCGAGGAGGAGTTCGACTCCGTCCAGCTGGTCTGGAACATGCTCGAGCAGGAGGTCGGCAACCACTTCCTCGAGACGATCGAGCGCACGGGCTCGTCGACGAGCCTGATCCCCCGCGTTCCCCACTCCTCGGGGATCCTCAACGAGCAGGTCACGCCCGACACCGAACTCGGCGAGGGCGACCACCGCGGCTTCCGTCCCGACGAGTGGTACGAGACCGGCTGGGAGAAACTCGAGCAACTGCGCTTCCTCGAGCGCGACGGGGAGCGCACGATGGGGCAGGCGTCGATCGCGTGGCTCCTGAGCCACGACTCCGTCGCGACCGTCACGCCGACCTTCCGGACGAAAGACGACATCGACGAGTGGGCCGCCGCCAGCGACGTGCCGAAGCTCTCCGACGAGGAACTGGCCCGCGTCGAGGAACTGTACGAGAACGACTTCGACATCGACCGCGACGACGGCATGGACTCGCTTCGCTCGTCGGTCGACGGCGAAGACATCGAGTCGGCCGGTCTGGACAAGCTGGCAGCTGACTGA
- a CDS encoding PrsW family intramembrane metalloprotease, with translation MARRRDPVEAASEESTDLYDVSTWEPRSILDRFAYAIYTGISYGLQTIVLAVAFAITVALLVQPALLVVEEGSVVIAVFFGLSVVPAAILAAFIWYSDITTHEPLTLLVATFVLAVLFATFAAVVNSLFSPSFQTLGSLGMVLFFYLIVGPVEETVKLLAIRFFAYRSDAFDAVIDGAVYGAVAGLGFAAIENTLYISGAIATADTGLLTVAAGTTTVRALVGPGHVIYSAIAGYYLGLAKFNPEHAGSIVTKGLLIAAFIHGTYNVTVGIVPNLVTSATPLPFGAAFIGYVVLFDLAIGAFLYRKIARYRRAFRAVRDDTGPDPQSEPTEFDPPQR, from the coding sequence ATGGCACGCAGGCGCGATCCGGTCGAAGCGGCGAGCGAGGAGTCGACCGATCTGTACGACGTCTCGACGTGGGAGCCGCGATCGATCCTCGATCGATTCGCGTACGCGATCTATACGGGCATCAGCTACGGACTACAGACGATCGTTCTCGCGGTCGCGTTCGCGATCACGGTCGCGTTACTGGTCCAACCGGCGCTGCTCGTCGTCGAGGAGGGATCGGTCGTCATCGCCGTCTTCTTCGGGCTCTCGGTCGTTCCGGCGGCGATACTCGCGGCCTTCATCTGGTACTCGGACATCACGACGCACGAACCGCTCACGCTGCTCGTCGCGACCTTCGTCCTGGCCGTGCTCTTCGCGACGTTCGCGGCCGTCGTCAACTCCCTATTTAGTCCGAGCTTTCAGACGCTCGGATCCCTCGGCATGGTCCTCTTTTTCTACCTGATCGTCGGTCCCGTCGAGGAGACGGTGAAACTGCTCGCGATCCGGTTCTTCGCGTACCGGAGCGACGCGTTCGACGCCGTCATCGACGGCGCGGTCTACGGTGCCGTCGCCGGCCTCGGGTTCGCCGCGATCGAGAACACCCTCTACATTTCCGGTGCGATCGCCACGGCCGACACCGGGCTCCTCACCGTCGCGGCCGGGACCACGACCGTCCGGGCGCTCGTCGGCCCCGGTCACGTCATCTACTCGGCGATCGCGGGCTACTACCTCGGGCTCGCGAAGTTCAACCCCGAGCACGCCGGCTCGATCGTCACGAAGGGGCTGCTGATCGCCGCGTTCATCCACGGCACGTACAACGTCACGGTCGGCATCGTCCCCAACCTCGTGACGAGCGCCACCCCGCTTCCGTTCGGAGCGGCGTTCATCGGCTACGTCGTCCTGTTCGACCTCGCCATCGGCGCGTTCCTCTACCGGAAGATCGCCAGGTACCGCCGGGCCTTCCGCGCCGTCAGGGACGACACCGGACCGGATCCGCAGTCGGAACCGACCGAGTTCGATCCGCCCCAGCGCTGA
- a CDS encoding NAD(P)H-binding protein encodes MTRRTLQTGATGTLGSALRPRLRDAGHGVVAASRSPPTGGGTDVEWAAMDLIDGTGIRDAVADVDVVVHAATAPQGDTEAVDVRGTERLLEAAADAGVSNFVYVSIVGVDEIPYSYYERKLTAERAVAESPVPSTIVRATQFHSFVRDVLETIARVPIWPLPTGIRLQPIAVDEAAAAIADYATSEAGGRAPAVGGPEILTVRDLAETYRDVRGLRRPIVRLPLPGKVAAGFRSGAACCPDRTVGTTTWKAWLEAEHRDRLAADAKR; translated from the coding sequence ATGACTCGTCGAACGCTCCAGACGGGCGCGACCGGGACGCTGGGATCGGCGTTGCGACCGCGCCTGCGCGACGCGGGCCACGGAGTGGTCGCGGCGAGTCGATCGCCGCCGACGGGCGGCGGGACGGACGTGGAGTGGGCCGCGATGGATCTGATCGACGGAACGGGAATCCGCGACGCCGTGGCGGACGTCGACGTGGTCGTCCACGCCGCGACCGCGCCGCAAGGCGACACCGAGGCGGTCGACGTCCGCGGCACCGAACGGCTGCTCGAGGCGGCGGCCGACGCCGGCGTCTCGAATTTCGTCTACGTCTCGATCGTCGGCGTCGACGAGATTCCCTACTCGTACTACGAGCGCAAGCTGACGGCCGAACGGGCCGTCGCGGAGAGCCCCGTCCCGTCGACCATCGTGCGGGCGACCCAGTTCCACTCGTTCGTCCGCGACGTCCTCGAGACGATCGCGCGCGTGCCGATCTGGCCGCTCCCGACCGGGATTCGCCTCCAGCCGATCGCCGTCGACGAGGCGGCAGCGGCGATCGCCGACTACGCGACGTCGGAGGCGGGCGGACGGGCGCCGGCCGTCGGCGGGCCCGAGATCCTGACCGTCCGCGATCTCGCGGAAACCTACCGCGACGTTCGGGGACTCCGACGGCCGATCGTCCGACTCCCGCTGCCGGGAAAAGTCGCCGCCGGCTTCCGATCCGGCGCGGCCTGCTGTCCGGATCGGACCGTCGGAACGACCACGTGGAAGGCGTGGCTCGAGGCCGAGCACCGCGACCGTCTCGCGGCGGACGCGAAACGGTAG
- a CDS encoding NUDIX domain-containing protein produces the protein MTDVTYVQKACAYITRGSGELLVFEGPGHEGLQIPKGTLEAGESPAEALFREVVEESGLGTLNGATKLTTDVWTRRESPPKRYIRHFFHATVHESRDRWTHTVTDGGGEHGAEFDFRWIQPSTDREFALDLDDYVHLLPSDSASDEGDVASISD, from the coding sequence ATGACCGACGTAACGTACGTCCAGAAAGCGTGTGCGTACATCACCCGCGGGTCGGGTGAGCTGCTGGTCTTCGAGGGGCCGGGCCACGAGGGCCTCCAGATCCCGAAGGGGACCCTCGAGGCCGGCGAATCGCCTGCGGAGGCACTGTTCAGAGAGGTCGTCGAGGAAAGCGGTCTCGGAACGTTAAACGGAGCGACGAAGCTGACGACCGACGTCTGGACCCGCCGCGAGTCGCCGCCCAAGCGGTACATCCGGCACTTCTTCCACGCGACGGTCCACGAATCGCGCGATCGCTGGACACACACCGTCACCGACGGCGGCGGGGAACACGGCGCCGAGTTCGACTTTCGGTGGATCCAGCCGTCGACGGACCGCGAGTTCGCCCTCGATCTCGACGACTACGTCCATCTGCTGCCGTCCGACTCCGCGTCCGACGAGGGCGACGTCGCGAGCATCTCGGACTGA
- a CDS encoding DUF402 domain-containing protein: MTTGRVRGIYTTAITQLLRERDLEVVQASEPIRERFDASFEAAPADVAIETTRDRQGVELSGEPDAVGTVASELESLAIDGFRWGDDVPRGAVFDCEVVDAGGGGGATVDLGDGRRGYLHYDDVDGYVDAGNRYRVQVTEPAPPWADDDPRVEPTLEVADGLVTLSRDRTGVSAALRGERADELVGMTDLLSVDVPDDWGVRWQGAAADADLEAMGTALERAVDRARALEDALADAPESPGEPGRLAAPRATTWTWFGRESRFALDGVRREVETTMAGHHRTKAADRAASAAVDFAEAVCDSPVESDGDDGDGFPFGAVSRQFGPTTGDRLEIGHGKPDGRLISLGRGEVTDWDPDGSVTLERSMRGGGSYDALGVPKEEGDVAVTKFREGRWWYPTTYRDETGAAKGTYVNVCTPVELFPDTARYVDLYIDVIRRADGTVETVDADELEAAVDDGHVSEELAEKATSVAAAVERALSK; encoded by the coding sequence ATGACGACGGGACGCGTCCGCGGCATCTACACCACGGCGATCACGCAGTTGCTCCGCGAGCGCGACCTCGAGGTCGTCCAGGCCTCCGAGCCCATCCGAGAGCGGTTCGACGCCTCGTTCGAGGCCGCGCCGGCGGACGTGGCGATCGAGACGACCCGCGACCGACAGGGCGTCGAACTCTCGGGGGAACCCGACGCGGTCGGGACGGTCGCGAGCGAACTCGAGTCCCTCGCGATCGATGGCTTCCGCTGGGGCGACGACGTCCCTCGCGGTGCGGTCTTCGACTGCGAGGTCGTCGACGCCGGCGGCGGGGGCGGTGCGACGGTCGACCTCGGCGACGGCCGACGCGGCTACCTCCACTACGACGACGTCGACGGCTACGTCGATGCGGGGAACCGCTACCGCGTGCAGGTCACCGAGCCCGCGCCGCCGTGGGCCGACGACGACCCGCGCGTCGAGCCGACCCTCGAAGTCGCGGACGGCCTCGTCACCCTCTCGCGCGATCGCACCGGCGTCTCGGCGGCGCTCCGGGGCGAACGGGCCGACGAACTCGTCGGCATGACCGACCTCCTGTCGGTCGACGTTCCCGACGACTGGGGCGTGCGCTGGCAGGGCGCGGCCGCCGACGCCGACCTCGAGGCGATGGGGACCGCCCTCGAGCGGGCGGTCGATCGCGCGCGGGCGCTCGAGGACGCGCTCGCCGACGCGCCGGAATCGCCGGGCGAACCGGGCCGACTCGCCGCGCCGCGGGCGACGACGTGGACCTGGTTCGGCCGCGAGTCGCGGTTCGCACTGGACGGGGTGCGCCGCGAGGTCGAGACGACGATGGCGGGCCACCACCGGACCAAGGCCGCCGACCGGGCCGCGAGCGCGGCCGTCGACTTCGCGGAGGCCGTCTGCGATTCGCCCGTCGAGAGCGACGGCGACGACGGCGACGGATTCCCGTTCGGCGCCGTCTCCCGCCAGTTCGGGCCGACGACCGGCGACCGCCTCGAGATCGGTCACGGCAAGCCCGACGGCCGGCTCATCTCGCTCGGTCGCGGCGAGGTGACCGACTGGGACCCCGACGGCTCGGTCACCCTCGAGCGGTCGATGCGCGGCGGCGGCAGCTACGACGCGCTCGGCGTTCCGAAGGAGGAGGGCGACGTCGCCGTCACGAAGTTCCGCGAGGGTCGCTGGTGGTATCCGACGACGTACAGGGACGAAACCGGGGCAGCGAAGGGAACGTACGTCAACGTCTGCACGCCCGTCGAACTGTTCCCGGACACGGCGCGGTACGTCGATCTCTACATCGACGTGATCCGCCGCGCCGACGGGACGGTCGAGACCGTCGACGCGGACGAACTCGAGGCCGCGGTCGACGACGGCCACGTCTCCGAGGAACTGGCCGAGAAAGCGACGAGCGTCGCGGCGGCCGTCGAACGGGCGCTCTCGAAGTAA
- a CDS encoding bile acid:sodium symporter family protein → MRLHTTLERIGEFTSKYFVLWVVIAAPLALYAPDLFTPIAPYITPLLGIIMLGMGLTLTPDDFRRIVERPRDVAVGALAQWLLMPTIAYVLVVALGLSWEIGLGLILVGAAPGGTASNVMTYLGRGDVALSVSITTVTTIAAPVVMPAWIVLLAGESISVTFAEMAGSIVQVVLLPVVGGLALRYVLDRRAPAVAKAGLSVFPAISVVAIVAIVAAVVGLNVETILEAGALVFLAVVLHNGLGLGSGYAVGHATGMAEDRSRACAFEVGLQNSGLAVALATAHFSAGAALIPALFSVWHNVSGPALATLFTHLDDDEPVEDADATIASD, encoded by the coding sequence ATGCGTTTGCATACCACTCTCGAGCGGATCGGTGAGTTCACGAGCAAGTACTTCGTCCTCTGGGTGGTGATCGCGGCGCCGCTGGCGCTGTACGCGCCCGATCTCTTCACGCCGATCGCCCCGTACATCACGCCGCTGCTGGGGATCATCATGCTCGGCATGGGACTGACGCTGACCCCCGACGACTTCCGTCGGATCGTAGAGCGGCCCCGCGACGTCGCCGTCGGCGCACTGGCCCAGTGGCTCCTGATGCCGACGATCGCGTACGTCCTCGTCGTCGCGCTCGGCCTGTCGTGGGAGATCGGCCTCGGTCTGATCCTGGTCGGCGCGGCGCCCGGCGGGACGGCGTCGAACGTGATGACCTACCTCGGGCGCGGCGACGTCGCGCTGTCGGTGTCGATCACCACGGTGACGACGATCGCCGCGCCGGTGGTGATGCCGGCGTGGATCGTCCTGCTGGCCGGCGAGTCCATCTCGGTCACGTTCGCGGAGATGGCCGGATCGATCGTGCAGGTCGTCCTGTTGCCGGTCGTCGGCGGACTGGCGCTGCGCTACGTCCTCGACAGGCGCGCCCCGGCCGTCGCGAAGGCGGGGCTCTCCGTCTTCCCGGCGATCAGCGTGGTCGCGATCGTCGCGATCGTCGCGGCCGTCGTGGGGCTCAACGTCGAGACGATCCTCGAGGCCGGCGCGCTCGTCTTCCTCGCGGTCGTCCTGCACAACGGGCTCGGACTGGGCTCCGGCTACGCCGTCGGCCACGCGACGGGCATGGCCGAGGATCGGTCGCGGGCCTGCGCGTTCGAGGTCGGCCTCCAGAACAGCGGGCTCGCGGTCGCCCTCGCCACCGCGCACTTCAGCGCCGGCGCCGCGCTGATCCCGGCGCTGTTCAGCGTCTGGCACAACGTCTCCGGGCCGGCGCTGGCGACGCTCTTTACGCACCTCGACGATGACGAACCGGTCGAGGACGCCGACGCGACTATCGCGTCGGACTGA